A DNA window from Thermogemmatispora onikobensis contains the following coding sequences:
- the thiS gene encoding sulfur carrier protein ThiS, which produces MAEDTASQVELMTIVANGQPWHVPRESTIADFLGQLALTPGRVVAMLDGVIVPRERFAETRLHEGCRLELVTMVGGG; this is translated from the coding sequence ATGGCAGAAGATACAGCGTCCCAGGTGGAACTGATGACCATCGTCGCGAACGGCCAGCCCTGGCATGTCCCGCGCGAGAGCACCATCGCCGACTTTCTGGGGCAGCTCGCCCTGACGCCGGGCCGCGTTGTGGCCATGCTCGACGGCGTCATTGTGCCGCGCGAGCGCTTCGCCGAAACGCGCCTGCACGAGGGCTGTCGCCTGGAGCTGGTCACGATGGTCGGCGGTGGCTGA
- a CDS encoding M23 family metallopeptidase translates to MEPVKFNLTSMRLWLLVMGIVYPLGMLILTGYLSSGPLALGPALAALALTWILFITMWDTLSLYLQYAWLLALLALLLFKQDWLAIALVVGAWLLLEWRVRRNVGQPGLDLASPCPRRLSVGQGGHSRLVNYHGLKAPTQAYALDLAVIDALGRRTSGFSLFPRPLTAYHSFGQPVLSPIDGIVLNCENRLPDQPIGSTDPQRPLGNYVLMRSAARPEVHLLVAHLQQGSVAVRPGQEVRVGDYLGRIGNSGNTSEPHIHLHAERAINGQWQAVPITINGKRLRRNSIIPGRPVPLFPARRSSFVPLPERENRSREAG, encoded by the coding sequence ATGGAACCCGTGAAATTCAATCTCACATCGATGAGGCTTTGGCTGCTCGTGATGGGGATAGTCTATCCTCTCGGGATGCTGATACTGACTGGCTATCTATCCAGCGGCCCTCTGGCTCTGGGGCCAGCTCTCGCGGCCCTGGCCCTCACCTGGATCCTCTTCATCACGATGTGGGATACGCTCAGTCTCTACCTTCAGTACGCCTGGCTGCTGGCCTTGCTCGCTCTCCTGCTCTTCAAACAGGACTGGCTGGCCATCGCGCTCGTCGTGGGGGCCTGGCTGCTGCTCGAGTGGAGGGTTCGCCGCAACGTTGGGCAGCCGGGCCTTGACCTGGCCTCGCCCTGTCCACGACGGCTCTCCGTTGGGCAGGGCGGCCACTCCCGCCTGGTCAACTACCACGGATTAAAAGCTCCCACCCAGGCCTATGCCCTCGATCTCGCCGTGATCGATGCCCTGGGCCGCAGAACGTCCGGCTTCAGCCTCTTTCCTCGCCCGCTGACGGCCTACCACAGCTTTGGGCAGCCGGTGCTATCACCCATCGACGGCATCGTCCTCAACTGCGAAAACCGTCTACCCGATCAGCCCATCGGCAGCACAGACCCTCAGCGTCCCCTCGGTAACTACGTCCTCATGCGCAGCGCTGCCAGGCCCGAGGTGCACCTGCTCGTGGCCCACCTGCAGCAAGGCAGCGTCGCTGTCCGGCCCGGGCAAGAGGTCCGTGTCGGTGACTACCTGGGACGTATTGGCAACTCCGGCAACACCAGCGAGCCCCACATTCACCTGCACGCCGAGCGCGCCATCAACGGCCAATGGCAAGCCGTTCCCATCACCATCAACGGGAAGCGACTGCGACGCAACTCCATCATCCCGGGTCGTCCCGTTCCCCTTTTCCCCGCCCGACGCTCCTCCTTCGTCCCCCTCCCTGAAAGAGAGAACCGTAGCAGAGAAGCGGGCTAG